The Terriglobales bacterium genomic sequence GGCGGAGAACGTGATCGTTCAAGTTGGAAGCTTGACAGACGTCTCTCCCCGTTTAGGTGTTGCCGGCAGCGCAGAAACCGTGAGCGTGACCGCTGAAACTCCGCAAATCAACACCACTTCAGCGGATTTCGCGCCGATCGTCGATCAGACGCAGATCTCAAACCTGCCCATCAACGGCGGACGATGGTCGAATTTTGCTCTGCTGACCCCCGGCGTGGTCAACAACTCCAGCGGCTTCGGACTCATCAGCGTTCGCGGCATCAGCACCCTTCTGAACAACAATACCGTCGACGGCGCTGACAATAACCAGGCCTTCTTCTCTGAAGAGCGCGGACGCACGCGCGCCGGCTACTCGTCGCCTAAGGTTGCCGTGCAGGAATTCCAGATCAACACGTCGAACTACTCTTCAGAATATGGTCGCGCTGCCGGAGCGGTGATTAATACCGTAACGAAGAGCGGCACAAATTCATTCCACGGCGAGTTGTATTTCTACGATCGTGATAACGACTGGGGCGCGAAGAACCCGTTCACTAAGGTCACTACACAAACTTCTCCCGGCGTCTTCACGCAGAGCGTTATCAAACCCAAGGACTGGCGCAAGATGTGGGGACTGGGAGTGGGCGGTCCGATTATTAAGGACAAGCTTTTCTTTTTCTTTACCTACGATCAATACCGCCGGAACTTCCCTGGATTGGGAACCCTGACAAGTCCGGCGCAGTTCTTCGAGACACCTTCTCCCACTCAGCCAGCTGGGCAAACTCCGGCACAGTGTGCAAGCACCAGCGGCAACACGAACAGTAATTCGACTCGCAACGTCTGCACTATTGCAAACAACCTCAACATTCCGTACGCGACCGCTCTGACCAACTACAACAATGGTCTCAACGATTTTCTAGGCGAGCTCGGTCCAGTCCCCCGCACCGGAGATCAGACGATCTTTCTTCCGAAAATTGATTGGAACATCACCGAACGCAATCACGCGTCGTTCGAAGTGAACCGGATGCGCTGGGCATCGCCGCAGGGTATTCAAACGCAGGCCAGCAATACGCTCGGAGTCGCGAGCTTTGGCAGTGACTACGTCCGCGACACATGGGGTATTGCAAAGCTCAGCACCTTTGTCACCAATACGATTGCTAACGAAGCGCGCTATCAGTACGGACGCGATTTCGAATTTGAGTTCCCGCAGCCCCCGACTGCCTACGAACAAGCACACCTCACCAATACCGGGACTTACACGAACCCCTTCGGCATCACACCCGATGTGTTCTTCAGCTTCAACACCTTCGATCTTGGCACGCAGACGTTCCTCACGCGGCCGAAGTTTCCTGATGAGAAGCGGCAGCAGTTCGCCGACACGGTCACGTGGAGCCATGGCAATCACAGCGTCAAATTCGGCGGTGATTATCTCCATACCAACGACGTGAGCCAGAACCTTCGGACTCAGTTTGGAACGTATACATACACCACGTTTGGAAATTACCTTTCCGACGTCCTAAGCCCGGGCAAGCGCTATAGCAATTTCACTCAGGCGTTTGGTCCTCTTGGCTTCGAGTTCAATACCGATGAGGTCGGGTTCTTTGGCCAGGATGATTGGAAAATCTTCCCGCGCCTGACTCTGAACCTAGGCTTGCGTTGGGATTATGAGATGCTGCCCTCACCATTCTCTGCCCTGGTGAATCCTGCCATTCCGCAAACGGGAAAACTACCCGACGACAAGAACAATTTTGCTCCCCGTGTGGGCTTTGCTTTGGACTTGCGCGGCAACGGCAAGCAGGTGCTGCGCGGAGGATACGGCATCTTCTACGGCCGCATCATCAATTCCACGATCTACAACGCTTTGATCAATACTGGGATGCCCGGTGGCCAGGCGTCTTACTCGTTCAGCGCAACCACTGCGGGCGCGCCTACATTCCCGCAGGTTATTCCGCCGCCAGCTAACAACTCTTCAGTTTTACCCGGTGCGGTCGCGGCAAAACCTGCCGTCCAATTCTTTGATGGCAATTTCCAAGCTCCTCAGATTCACGAAACCGACCTCACGTTCCAACAGGATCTCGGTTGGAACACCGTGATGTCGGTTAGCTATTTGGGCAGTTATGGACGTCAATTGCCTGGGTTCGTGGATTCAAACATCGCTCGCGCCGGTACACCGTTCCTGAATAGCACCGGCCAGACAGTAAATCCTCCTGCGACGATTACGTATACAGTCAGCGGTGGCCCGCTGGCAGGGCAGACAATCACCTCTCCTCTATACACCAGTCGCATTAACAATAACTTCGGTGCCATGACCGATATTTTTAGTGGCATTAACTCGAATTACCAGGCACTTGCCGTTCAGTTGAATCACAGGTTGTCCCATAGTCTCCAGTTCAGTGCCAACTACACATGGGCACACGCCCTGGACTTTGTCCAGAACGAAGCCACCTTTACCGACACCAACGATCTGCTAGACCCGTATAACCTCAAGGGCGAGTACGGTAACTCCATCTACAACGTTCCCAGTCGGTTCGTCTTCAATGCGGTCATTGATTCCCCTTGGAAAGCCGACGGCTGGAAGGGCTACTTGATTAATGGTTGGGAATTGGCTCCCCTCTTCCAAGTGCAGAGCGGTCTGCCTTACTCTCTGACAACATCGGGTAATGCTCCGGTTGCTGCACCCACCACACTCTTCGCTGGTGGCGCTGGCCTGAATGGCTCGAACGGGAGAAAGGGCATCCCCGGACTTGAGCGTAATACTTTCCATTTGCGCAACACTCAGGTCATGGATCTACGACTCTCGAAAAAGGTTACCTTCCGCGAACGTTATGCTGCTGAGTTCATTGGTGAAGCCTTCAACCTCTTTAACCATTTCAATCCCACGAACCAGAACACGTTGGGATATGCGGTTGGTGGCACTGCAGCAGCCCCGACGCTTACGTCCAACAGCACATTTGGACAGGTTACGAATGCCAATAGCAACTTTGCATACACACCACGGCAAGTGCAGTTGGCGGTGCGCGTTACCTTCTGATCGAAAGCCGAAATCACACTTGAAGAAAGGGCAGCCAGGAATGGCTGCCCTTTTTCGTTTTCTCCCGAAGTTGTCGTTGGCGCCTCGCTTCTGGCCACGTGCACTTAGAGCATTCGCAGGTGCTTCCTCGCGTCTTCCTCAGACGAAAGCACTACTTTGCAGGGACGAAACTTGCGCTATCCTTTTAAACACCAGAAGCAACTCTGAATTTTCATCCCGCTTTGCGGGACTGGCCTGTTCGCACCAGTTGAACGCGATCCGTAACAAATTCTTCAGTCGTTGTTCACAGTTTGTTCTTCTCGCTGTGGAACACTTTGCGAGACCCAACGACAGGATTGGACGAAGCGGGCGATAGGCAGTTGCCCTACGCGATCCTGTGAGTTTTTCCAACCGAAAGAACAGGAGTCACAGAAATATGTTGTCCCTACGAAGCCAAGGTCGAAAGTCGGCCACGGCCAGCACGATCTTTCAACTGCTCGCTCTGTTTGCTCTTTGCGCCGTTCTTTGTTCAGGAGCCTTCGCGCAGGCGGGAAGCGGCACCGTCTCCGGCATGGTCAGCGACGCCTCCGGAGCTGTGGTCACTGACAGCAAGGTAACCGCTACCAACACTGCGACAGGCGAGACTTCCACGGTCAACACCAATGCAGACGGGCTATTCGTTTTCCCGCTTCTCCCCGTCGGCCCTTACCGCATTCAGGCGACGCATGCTGGCTTTGGTGTCTTCAACCAGAACGTTCAGGTCACGATTGGCGCAAAGATCGACCTCAAGATGACCTTGCCGGTAGCTGCTGGCAACGAAACCGTCCAAGTTTCGGCGGAAGCTCCGGTGGTTGAGACCACGCGCAGCAGCG encodes the following:
- a CDS encoding carboxypeptidase regulatory-like domain-containing protein, whose amino-acid sequence is MLRFRNVTLEPSSGDFRRLLSLLFTFAISVTLCVSALGQSTTEGAIGGTVYDVAGAVVPNASVVVHNNGTNAEQRVTTDASGYFRVRQLQPATYTVTVTSQGFAPYKAENVIVQVGSLTDVSPRLGVAGSAETVSVTAETPQINTTSADFAPIVDQTQISNLPINGGRWSNFALLTPGVVNNSSGFGLISVRGISTLLNNNTVDGADNNQAFFSEERGRTRAGYSSPKVAVQEFQINTSNYSSEYGRAAGAVINTVTKSGTNSFHGELYFYDRDNDWGAKNPFTKVTTQTSPGVFTQSVIKPKDWRKMWGLGVGGPIIKDKLFFFFTYDQYRRNFPGLGTLTSPAQFFETPSPTQPAGQTPAQCASTSGNTNSNSTRNVCTIANNLNIPYATALTNYNNGLNDFLGELGPVPRTGDQTIFLPKIDWNITERNHASFEVNRMRWASPQGIQTQASNTLGVASFGSDYVRDTWGIAKLSTFVTNTIANEARYQYGRDFEFEFPQPPTAYEQAHLTNTGTYTNPFGITPDVFFSFNTFDLGTQTFLTRPKFPDEKRQQFADTVTWSHGNHSVKFGGDYLHTNDVSQNLRTQFGTYTYTTFGNYLSDVLSPGKRYSNFTQAFGPLGFEFNTDEVGFFGQDDWKIFPRLTLNLGLRWDYEMLPSPFSALVNPAIPQTGKLPDDKNNFAPRVGFALDLRGNGKQVLRGGYGIFYGRIINSTIYNALINTGMPGGQASYSFSATTAGAPTFPQVIPPPANNSSVLPGAVAAKPAVQFFDGNFQAPQIHETDLTFQQDLGWNTVMSVSYLGSYGRQLPGFVDSNIARAGTPFLNSTGQTVNPPATITYTVSGGPLAGQTITSPLYTSRINNNFGAMTDIFSGINSNYQALAVQLNHRLSHSLQFSANYTWAHALDFVQNEATFTDTNDLLDPYNLKGEYGNSIYNVPSRFVFNAVIDSPWKADGWKGYLINGWELAPLFQVQSGLPYSLTTSGNAPVAAPTTLFAGGAGLNGSNGRKGIPGLERNTFHLRNTQVMDLRLSKKVTFRERYAAEFIGEAFNLFNHFNPTNQNTLGYAVGGTAAAPTLTSNSTFGQVTNANSNFAYTPRQVQLAVRVTF